The proteins below are encoded in one region of Aquisphaera giovannonii:
- a CDS encoding glycoside hydrolase family 9 protein, producing the protein MPHSPGPVRPWIRVATSTAILLLCSARMPAAEVHIRANQVGYDRNGPKVALAFSDATLPASFVVLREGSDERAFEGRVAVLPGETWGRFANQAELDFSPLTAPGRYVLLVGGARSLPFAIGDGPYRELPSVLLESMRQQRCGYNPWLRAECHQLDGRTAYGPRPAGTPIDARGGWHDAADLLKYLMTSGNATAQMLLAYLEGTRRGEAEPRAPRFADVVDARGDPGGNGVPDLLDEARWGLEWMLKLHPSPDELYHQVADDRDHAGFRLPQHEIADYGWGKGGARVVYFADGRPQGLGKHRSQSTGVANLAGRYAAAMGLAYQVWKDDPLQRAFAERCLKAGREVYELGRAREGSQQGNSFSAPYRYEESTWADDMEWGAAELLRATGEARFRDEAESYSRLAASEGWMGRERAPHYGFYPFMNLGHYRLSDQVDARLRVVLAGYYRQGIERCVAAGLGNPYRVGVPFIWCSNNLLVALVTQCELYERMTGDGSFRGFAARNRDWLLGRNPWGFAMLTGVGSVHPRNVHLQTTRLTGRSVRGALVDGPVTERIFRTQRGVSVTEPDPLARFQDARAVYHDDIKDYVTDEPTMDGTASAILLWAIHGPSR; encoded by the coding sequence ATGCCCCACTCGCCCGGACCGGTGCGCCCCTGGATCCGAGTCGCGACGTCGACGGCCATCTTGCTCCTGTGCTCCGCACGGATGCCGGCCGCCGAGGTCCATATCCGCGCGAACCAGGTGGGATACGATCGCAACGGCCCGAAGGTCGCCCTGGCCTTCTCCGACGCGACCCTCCCGGCCTCGTTCGTCGTGTTGCGGGAAGGCTCCGACGAGCGGGCCTTCGAGGGCCGCGTGGCGGTCCTGCCGGGCGAAACCTGGGGGAGGTTCGCCAACCAGGCGGAGCTGGATTTCAGCCCGTTGACGGCGCCGGGCCGCTATGTCCTGCTCGTCGGCGGTGCCCGCTCCCTCCCCTTCGCGATCGGGGACGGCCCTTATCGCGAGCTGCCCAGCGTGCTCCTCGAGTCCATGCGGCAGCAGCGATGCGGATATAATCCGTGGCTACGCGCGGAGTGCCACCAGCTCGATGGCCGCACGGCGTACGGACCGCGGCCGGCCGGGACCCCGATCGACGCGCGGGGCGGCTGGCACGACGCGGCGGACCTGCTGAAGTACCTCATGACCTCCGGCAACGCGACGGCGCAGATGCTCCTGGCGTACCTGGAGGGGACGCGAAGAGGCGAGGCCGAGCCGAGGGCGCCGCGGTTCGCCGACGTCGTGGACGCCCGGGGAGACCCCGGCGGCAACGGCGTGCCCGACCTGCTGGACGAGGCCCGCTGGGGCCTCGAATGGATGCTCAAGCTCCACCCGTCGCCGGACGAGCTGTATCACCAGGTCGCCGACGACCGCGATCACGCGGGCTTCCGGCTCCCGCAGCACGAGATTGCGGACTATGGGTGGGGAAAGGGCGGCGCCCGGGTCGTCTACTTCGCCGACGGCCGGCCGCAGGGCCTGGGGAAGCACAGGAGCCAGTCCACCGGCGTCGCGAACCTCGCCGGGCGCTACGCCGCGGCGATGGGCCTCGCTTACCAGGTCTGGAAGGACGACCCGCTCCAGCGGGCGTTCGCCGAGCGTTGCCTGAAGGCCGGCCGCGAGGTCTACGAGCTCGGCCGGGCCCGCGAGGGCTCGCAGCAGGGCAACTCCTTCTCCGCCCCGTACCGCTACGAGGAATCGACCTGGGCCGACGACATGGAGTGGGGGGCCGCCGAGCTGCTCCGCGCCACCGGCGAGGCCCGCTTTCGGGACGAGGCGGAGAGCTACTCCCGCCTCGCCGCCTCGGAAGGCTGGATGGGCCGCGAGCGGGCGCCGCATTACGGCTTCTACCCGTTCATGAACCTGGGCCACTACCGGCTGAGCGATCAGGTGGACGCGCGGCTCCGCGTGGTGCTCGCGGGCTATTATCGCCAGGGCATCGAGCGCTGCGTGGCGGCCGGGCTCGGGAATCCGTACCGCGTCGGCGTGCCGTTCATCTGGTGCTCGAACAACCTGCTGGTCGCCCTCGTGACCCAGTGCGAGCTCTACGAGCGGATGACCGGCGATGGGTCCTTCCGGGGCTTCGCGGCGAGGAACCGGGACTGGCTCCTGGGTCGCAACCCATGGGGATTCGCGATGCTCACGGGCGTGGGCAGCGTCCACCCGAGGAACGTCCACCTCCAGACCACCCGGCTCACCGGCCGCTCGGTCCGCGGGGCCCTCGTGGACGGGCCGGTCACCGAGCGGATCTTCCGGACCCAGCGCGGGGTGTCGGTCACGGAGCCCGACCCCCTGGCGCGTTTCCAGGACGCGCGGGCCGTCTACCACGACGACATCAAGGACTACGTGACGGACGAGCCGACGATGGACGGCACCGCCTCCGCCATCCTGCTCTGGGCGATCCACGGCCCTTCCCGATGA
- a CDS encoding sugar porter family MFS transporter: MRIPITTSHPTHDRAAAARYVLFATGVTAIGGFLFGYDTAVINGANSYLKAHMGLSPAQEGLAGAGAILGCIPGAMFAGFLSDRFGRRKMLFACAFLYAASGVLSAIPRSFEPFLAARLVSGLGIGASSMICPVYIAEIAPEKQRGRLGTLFQLGIVAGIFLTLFVNKLIQGLGDDAWNAAYGWRWMIGMEAIPAVAFIGLLVAVPESPRWLAQKGREREALHVLERAGGAEAAAREMAAIRAAGTQEEGRFRELLGGPFLRPLVLAMALMAFSQFCGINAVMYYSTKIFATAGGGTDAAFTSTVWLGLVNLLFTFVAIGFVDRAGRRPLLLVGTAVQAVALGLVGWMFRTHQQGPVLLACIVAFVAAFAMSMGPIGWLFASEVFPNKVRGRAMSLATLTVWVSCYVVAQTFPMMNDSPAVGPARTFWVYAAVSLASFLFVLVWIPETKGRTLEEIERMWERRGVGEARP; the protein is encoded by the coding sequence ATGCGTATTCCGATCACGACGAGCCACCCGACGCACGACCGGGCCGCGGCGGCCCGCTACGTCCTCTTCGCCACCGGAGTGACGGCGATCGGGGGTTTCCTCTTCGGCTACGACACGGCCGTGATCAACGGCGCGAACTCCTACCTGAAGGCGCACATGGGGCTGTCGCCCGCGCAGGAGGGCCTCGCCGGCGCCGGCGCGATCCTCGGCTGCATCCCCGGCGCGATGTTCGCCGGATTCCTCAGCGACCGCTTCGGCCGGCGGAAAATGCTCTTCGCCTGCGCGTTCCTGTACGCCGCGTCGGGCGTCCTCTCGGCGATCCCCCGGAGTTTCGAGCCGTTCCTGGCGGCGCGGCTCGTCAGCGGGCTGGGGATCGGGGCGTCGTCGATGATCTGCCCGGTGTACATCGCGGAGATCGCGCCGGAGAAGCAGCGTGGGCGGCTCGGCACGCTCTTCCAGCTCGGCATCGTCGCGGGCATCTTCCTGACCCTGTTCGTCAACAAGCTGATCCAGGGCCTGGGCGACGACGCGTGGAACGCGGCCTACGGCTGGCGCTGGATGATCGGCATGGAGGCCATCCCCGCGGTCGCGTTCATCGGCCTCCTGGTCGCCGTGCCCGAGAGCCCGCGCTGGCTCGCCCAGAAGGGGCGAGAGAGAGAAGCCCTCCATGTCCTCGAGAGGGCGGGGGGGGCAGAGGCGGCCGCCCGCGAGATGGCCGCCATCCGCGCGGCGGGGACGCAGGAGGAGGGCCGCTTCCGGGAGCTTCTCGGCGGGCCGTTCCTCCGGCCGCTGGTGCTGGCCATGGCGCTCATGGCCTTCTCGCAGTTCTGCGGCATCAACGCCGTGATGTACTACTCCACCAAGATCTTCGCCACGGCGGGCGGGGGCACGGACGCGGCGTTCACCTCGACCGTCTGGCTCGGGCTGGTCAATCTCCTGTTCACGTTCGTCGCGATCGGCTTCGTGGACCGCGCGGGGCGCAGGCCGCTGCTGCTCGTCGGCACCGCGGTGCAGGCCGTCGCGCTCGGGCTGGTGGGCTGGATGTTCCGGACCCACCAGCAGGGCCCCGTGCTGCTGGCCTGCATCGTCGCCTTCGTCGCCGCGTTCGCGATGTCGATGGGGCCGATCGGCTGGCTGTTCGCCTCGGAGGTCTTCCCGAACAAGGTCCGGGGGCGGGCCATGTCGCTCGCGACGCTGACGGTCTGGGTGTCGTGCTACGTCGTGGCTCAGACGTTCCCCATGATGAACGACAGCCCCGCGGTCGGCCCGGCGCGGACCTTCTGGGTCTACGCCGCGGTCAGCCTGGCGTCGTTCCTCTTCGTGCTCGTCTGGATCCCGGAGACGAAGGGCCGGACGCTCGAGGAGATCGAGCGAATGTGGGAGCGTCGCGGCGTCGGGGAGGCCCGGCCGTGA
- a CDS encoding ROK family protein: protein MTVLACDIGATRIKFGLVREGRVLDRGSIPSRSERGLAERLPDLAAALRDLCASRGTAIGECAGMSVSIATLVDVASGRLLAEYGRFRDMPSLDLRGWARSEFDLPLALENDARMAAIGEWRLGAGRDAESLAMITFGTGIGTGVVIEGRVLRGPHAQAGCLGGHLTVRPGGRACGCGNLGCAEAEASTAALPAVAAETPGFSQSTLREATRIDYDLVFREAAAGDACAAAIRDHSLLVWSSLAVSLIHAYDPEVLVLGGGIMASADAILPAIREFVGRHAHTPWGEVRVVASELGDDAALVAGEWLLREQFPDLTP from the coding sequence GTGACCGTCCTGGCCTGCGACATCGGCGCGACGCGCATCAAGTTCGGCCTCGTCCGCGAAGGCCGCGTGCTCGACCGCGGCTCGATCCCGTCCCGATCGGAGCGCGGGCTGGCCGAGCGGCTCCCCGACCTGGCCGCCGCGCTGCGGGATCTGTGCGCAAGCCGGGGGACGGCCATCGGGGAGTGCGCCGGGATGAGCGTCTCGATCGCGACCCTCGTCGACGTCGCGTCCGGCCGGCTGCTGGCGGAGTACGGCCGCTTCCGGGACATGCCGTCGCTGGACCTGCGGGGCTGGGCCCGCTCCGAGTTCGACCTCCCCCTGGCCCTCGAGAACGACGCCCGGATGGCGGCCATCGGCGAGTGGCGGCTCGGCGCGGGCCGCGACGCCGAGAGCCTCGCGATGATCACCTTCGGGACCGGGATCGGCACGGGAGTCGTGATCGAGGGCCGCGTCCTCCGCGGGCCGCACGCCCAGGCCGGATGCCTGGGCGGGCACCTGACCGTCCGACCCGGCGGCAGGGCCTGCGGCTGCGGCAACCTCGGCTGCGCCGAGGCCGAGGCATCCACGGCCGCGCTGCCGGCCGTCGCCGCGGAGACGCCCGGATTTTCGCAGAGCACGCTCCGCGAGGCGACGAGGATCGACTACGACCTGGTCTTCCGCGAGGCGGCCGCCGGGGACGCGTGCGCGGCGGCCATCCGCGACCACAGTCTGCTCGTCTGGTCCTCGCTGGCGGTGAGCCTGATCCACGCCTACGACCCGGAGGTCCTGGTCCTCGGGGGCGGCATCATGGCGAGCGCGGACGCCATCCTGCCGGCGATCCGCGAATTCGTCGGGCGGCACGCCCACACCCCGTGGGGCGAGGTGCGCGTGGTGGCCTCGGAGCTCGGCGACGACGCCGCGCTCGTGGCCGGCGAGTGGCTCCTCCGCGAGCAGTTCCCGGACCTGACTCCATGA
- a CDS encoding class I mannose-6-phosphate isomerase yields MRKSTYDRSPFVAVPGGEDACVTGWDAVAARLEGAVAGRRTSRPVLAVECYPGVHEDAILGELRTRMEPALVVRAGDAMLPPEAVDALVAPFLGGDDRVFGFLCGLTLPQFFDADRLRRAREAIDRVEKGPVLIVGCGATLLHEADVLVYADLARWEAQMRFRRDEIGNLGVENRALSAGLQYKRAFFVDWRVADRWKRPLIARWDFALDTNDPRTPKLAEGEAVRRGLRHAVTRPFRVVPFFDPAPWGGQWMKEAFDLDRSAANYGWCFDCVPEENSLLLGFGDVRVEIPSIDLVFDRPRALLGEAVHARFGDEFPIRFDFLDTMGGGNLSFQVHPLTESIQHNFGMHYTQDESYYMLDAGPGASVYLGLRDGVDREAMARDLREAQAGGPPFPADRYANRWPARKHDHFLIPAGTVHCSGAESMVLEISATPYIFTFKMWDWGRLGLDGRPRPVHLEHGLANIQWDRTTDWTRDNLVNRVEPLGEGDGWREERTGLHEREFIETRRHWFAKRVPHDTRGGVNVLNLVEGEEAVVESPSGAFEPFLVRYAETFIVPAAVGRYTISPHGRSVGRECATMKAYVRT; encoded by the coding sequence ATGAGAAAATCGACCTACGATAGATCCCCCTTCGTGGCCGTGCCGGGCGGCGAGGACGCCTGCGTGACCGGCTGGGACGCCGTCGCCGCGAGGCTGGAGGGGGCCGTCGCCGGGCGTCGGACGAGTCGGCCGGTCCTCGCCGTCGAGTGCTACCCGGGCGTCCACGAGGATGCGATCCTGGGCGAATTGAGGACGCGGATGGAGCCGGCCCTCGTGGTCCGCGCCGGGGACGCCATGCTACCGCCCGAGGCCGTCGACGCGCTCGTCGCCCCATTCCTCGGCGGCGACGACCGGGTCTTCGGCTTCCTCTGCGGGCTCACGCTGCCGCAGTTCTTCGACGCCGATCGGCTGCGGCGCGCTCGCGAGGCAATCGACCGCGTCGAGAAGGGCCCTGTCCTGATCGTCGGCTGCGGGGCCACGCTGCTCCACGAGGCGGACGTCCTCGTCTACGCGGACCTCGCCCGCTGGGAGGCCCAGATGCGGTTCCGCCGCGACGAGATCGGCAACCTCGGCGTCGAGAATCGGGCCCTTTCGGCCGGCCTGCAATACAAGCGGGCCTTCTTCGTGGACTGGCGCGTGGCCGACCGATGGAAGCGGCCGCTGATCGCGCGCTGGGACTTCGCCCTGGACACGAACGACCCCCGCACGCCGAAGCTCGCCGAGGGCGAGGCGGTGCGCCGGGGCCTCCGGCATGCGGTCACGCGGCCGTTCCGCGTCGTCCCCTTCTTCGACCCCGCGCCCTGGGGCGGGCAATGGATGAAGGAGGCCTTCGACCTCGACCGCTCGGCGGCGAACTACGGGTGGTGCTTCGACTGCGTGCCGGAGGAGAACAGCCTGCTGCTCGGCTTCGGCGACGTCCGGGTCGAGATCCCTTCCATCGACCTCGTCTTCGACCGGCCGAGGGCACTCCTGGGCGAGGCCGTCCACGCGCGGTTCGGGGACGAGTTCCCGATCCGCTTCGACTTCCTGGACACGATGGGGGGCGGCAACCTCTCATTCCAGGTCCACCCGCTCACCGAGTCCATCCAGCACAACTTCGGGATGCACTACACCCAGGACGAGAGCTACTACATGCTCGACGCCGGCCCGGGGGCGAGCGTCTACCTCGGGCTCCGCGACGGCGTGGACCGCGAGGCCATGGCCCGCGACCTCCGCGAGGCCCAGGCCGGAGGCCCCCCATTTCCGGCGGATCGATACGCGAACAGGTGGCCCGCCAGGAAGCATGACCACTTCCTCATCCCCGCGGGCACCGTCCATTGCAGCGGCGCGGAGTCCATGGTCCTGGAGATCAGCGCGACGCCCTACATCTTCACGTTCAAGATGTGGGACTGGGGCCGCCTGGGCCTCGACGGCCGGCCCCGGCCCGTCCACCTGGAGCACGGCCTCGCGAACATCCAGTGGGACCGCACGACCGACTGGACCCGGGACAACCTGGTCAACCGCGTCGAGCCGCTCGGGGAGGGGGACGGCTGGCGCGAGGAGCGCACCGGGCTGCACGAGCGAGAGTTCATCGAGACCCGCCGACACTGGTTCGCGAAACGCGTGCCGCACGACACGCGCGGCGGCGTGAACGTGCTCAACCTCGTCGAGGGCGAGGAGGCCGTCGTGGAGAGCCCCTCCGGCGCCTTCGAGCCGTTCCTTGTGCGCTACGCCGAGACCTTCATCGTGCCGGCCGCCGTCGGGCGTTACACCATCAGCCCGCACGGCCGCTCGGTCGGCCGCGAGTGCGCAACGATGAAGGCCTACGTCAGGACGTGA
- a CDS encoding sigma-70 family RNA polymerase sigma factor: MNKAGQGAGSPSLARELEAIFRGAATAGTSEGQLIDRFVDRGDEAAFAAILTRHGPMVLGVCRRILGPGGDAEDAFQATFLVLLRRARTLRRSEPLGPWLHGVAWRVATRSRADGRRRDQDAARAVRDAISHESPAIAAERLELKALVDEELGRLPEKYRLPIVLCDLEGMTKESAAARLRWRPGVLRGRLERARLKLRDRLARRGLAPAAAVAIVEAWNAAEAAVPGDLIAAARAAAFRDLAVSEIAGVVAPSAAARLAGGFLGAQARTRTLLATATAVALAVVTFSALGLASAPRSAGRRAEGPRPRAAAPAPPPDAPTGQPRDFELSVVGPGGKPIPDANVEIHAVPGLKAEDVRRGRFVKSGPRLSLARADGGGKLAVHFPAGCKELDLFIEAPGHGFYHAGWSPRGRWPSPVEWPTREQSVIPDRFTAELEPGWAVGGVVVDSQGRPVEGAEVRCKVWTARPGDWIAPYEGNQPATDREGRWRFDNVPNSVKALYVIVSHPAFRPFFGPIEEAQYGLARGGGPREKIVLQRGDFLFGKVTDERGRPIHGARVEVRLERDTRDATSDEHGMYRLNGLDGRIYYIRASAPGKGLDEKGPFERIEGPIAFTLKPGRKIRIRVLDAGGNPLPDTAIFPMVWRDKFSFPEINHGNRYTDKDGVWEWNEAPEDEFQFEICPPGGMVFPRQRIKAREEEYVFRSIPPLVIAGRIIDETTKQPIPSARINPGVEFAAEPGSVAWNDKLALPLQADGRFEYRPRRAEAGHGLRIEADGYEPQTTRWFKSTEGKVEIEVRMKKARAARPGP; the protein is encoded by the coding sequence ATGAACAAAGCAGGGCAGGGAGCCGGTTCGCCGTCTCTGGCACGAGAACTCGAGGCGATCTTTCGCGGCGCGGCGACGGCGGGCACGTCCGAAGGGCAGTTGATCGACCGGTTCGTGGACCGGGGGGATGAGGCGGCCTTCGCGGCGATCCTGACCAGGCACGGCCCGATGGTGCTGGGCGTCTGCCGACGGATCCTCGGCCCGGGCGGCGACGCCGAGGACGCCTTCCAGGCCACCTTCCTCGTCCTGCTACGACGAGCCCGCACGCTACGGCGATCGGAGCCGCTGGGCCCCTGGCTGCACGGCGTCGCCTGGAGAGTGGCGACGCGGTCGCGGGCGGACGGGCGGCGGCGTGATCAGGACGCTGCCCGAGCCGTCCGGGACGCCATCTCGCACGAATCCCCGGCGATCGCCGCCGAACGCCTCGAACTGAAGGCCCTCGTCGATGAGGAGCTCGGCCGGCTCCCGGAGAAGTATCGGCTCCCGATCGTGCTCTGCGACCTGGAGGGCATGACCAAGGAGTCGGCCGCCGCGCGCCTGCGGTGGCGCCCCGGCGTCCTCCGAGGCCGACTCGAGCGGGCCCGCCTCAAGCTCCGCGACCGCCTCGCCCGGCGTGGCCTGGCACCGGCCGCGGCCGTCGCGATCGTCGAGGCGTGGAATGCCGCCGAAGCAGCCGTCCCGGGAGACCTGATCGCCGCCGCCCGAGCGGCCGCCTTCCGCGACCTGGCCGTCTCGGAGATCGCGGGAGTCGTCGCGCCCTCGGCGGCCGCCCGGCTGGCCGGCGGCTTCCTCGGCGCCCAGGCCCGGACGCGTACGCTCCTGGCGACAGCGACGGCCGTCGCGCTTGCGGTCGTCACCTTCTCCGCGCTCGGGCTTGCCTCGGCGCCGCGATCTGCCGGACGGCGAGCCGAAGGGCCCAGGCCCAGGGCGGCGGCCCCGGCCCCACCGCCCGACGCGCCGACAGGCCAGCCCCGCGACTTCGAGCTCTCCGTCGTCGGCCCGGGCGGGAAGCCAATCCCGGATGCCAACGTCGAGATCCATGCCGTGCCCGGCCTGAAGGCGGAGGATGTCCGCCGGGGCCGGTTCGTGAAGAGTGGCCCCAGATTGAGCCTCGCCCGGGCAGACGGCGGCGGCAAGCTCGCCGTCCATTTCCCGGCCGGGTGCAAGGAGCTTGATCTCTTCATCGAGGCGCCCGGCCACGGCTTCTATCACGCCGGATGGTCGCCTCGCGGTCGATGGCCTTCCCCCGTCGAGTGGCCGACCCGCGAGCAGTCCGTCATCCCGGATCGCTTCACCGCCGAGCTCGAGCCGGGGTGGGCCGTGGGGGGCGTGGTCGTGGATTCGCAGGGCCGTCCCGTCGAGGGGGCGGAGGTGCGGTGCAAAGTATGGACGGCCCGACCCGGCGACTGGATCGCTCCGTACGAAGGAAATCAGCCCGCGACCGACCGCGAGGGCCGATGGCGGTTCGACAACGTCCCCAACTCGGTCAAGGCGCTCTACGTGATCGTCAGCCATCCCGCGTTCCGCCCGTTCTTCGGGCCGATCGAGGAGGCCCAGTACGGGCTGGCGAGAGGCGGCGGGCCGAGGGAGAAGATCGTCCTGCAACGCGGCGATTTCCTGTTCGGCAAGGTCACCGACGAGCGCGGACGCCCGATCCATGGGGCGCGCGTGGAGGTACGACTCGAGCGGGACACGCGCGATGCCACTTCAGATGAGCACGGCATGTACCGGCTGAACGGCCTCGATGGTCGGATCTACTACATCCGCGCGTCGGCTCCTGGGAAGGGCCTGGACGAGAAAGGGCCATTCGAGCGGATCGAAGGCCCGATCGCTTTCACCCTGAAGCCCGGCCGCAAGATCCGAATCCGGGTCCTCGACGCCGGCGGCAATCCGCTGCCAGACACCGCGATCTTTCCGATGGTCTGGCGGGACAAATTCAGCTTCCCCGAAATCAACCATGGGAATCGGTACACCGACAAGGATGGGGTCTGGGAGTGGAACGAGGCCCCGGAGGACGAGTTCCAGTTCGAAATCTGCCCTCCCGGAGGCATGGTGTTCCCCCGTCAGCGTATCAAGGCCCGCGAGGAGGAGTACGTCTTCCGATCGATCCCGCCGCTCGTGATCGCCGGCCGCATCATCGACGAGACGACGAAGCAGCCCATCCCCTCGGCCCGGATCAACCCGGGCGTCGAGTTCGCCGCCGAACCCGGCAGCGTCGCCTGGAATGATAAGCTCGCTCTGCCCTTACAAGCCGACGGACGCTTCGAGTATCGCCCGCGGCGTGCGGAGGCGGGACACGGCCTCCGCATCGAGGCCGATGGCTACGAGCCGCAAACCACTCGGTGGTTCAAGAGCACCGAGGGGAAGGTCGAGATCGAGGTCCGAATGAAGAAGGCCCGGGCGGCGAGGCCCGGGCCTTGA